The following nucleotide sequence is from Catonella massiliensis.
GGCTATGAAAACTCGTTAGACAATACAGTAAGCCTAAATGATGAGACTACTCCTCTTGGGGATGGAACTAACATCAATAATATTCTTCAAAATACAGTTGGAAATGTGGTAGGACAGCCTGAAACCAATGAGAAAAAAGGCGAGAATAACTCTCCTGTAGATGAGAAGCCTGAACCTAAGCTTGAAGCAAATAGTAAGGTTTATAGAAAGTATGACCTTAGAGAAGTGAATGCAGTAAGTAAGATAAAGAATCAGTTCAGAGATGGTGGCTGTAGGTCATTTGCTGCGCTTGGTGCGCTGGAGTCTCACATCAAGCTTAAAACAGGGGCAGAGCTTGACCTTTCAGAGAACAACTTTGAGAACCGCCAAGGCTTTTACTTTGGCACTAATAATGTAAGGCAGGGAAGAAACAGAAATTCTGATATACCTTATCTTGTAAACTATGGACCTATATTAGAAGAAGATGATCCGTACATTCCTATGAAGGGTGAAGGTGGGGAAGGAAATTACCTTACACAGGAGCAGGTAAATGCAGCAGCTAAGAATCCTGTTATTAAAGACGGAGTTAAGCAGATTATGGGCTTTGACTTCCTTAAGACTGTTGATACAACAAAGGTTATCTCCGCCGAGGATGATGAACTTTTGCAGATTAAAGAAGCTATTGCTAAGAATGGTGGAGTAGTAGCAGATATGTACATGGCTCACGACGGCAATAAGACCTTCCCATACACAGATGTAAAGTACTACAATCCTGAGACCAAGGCTTATTATTTTGATGGGAAAGACAGTGACAGGACATCGAAGTACAAAACCGTAGAGGCAGACGGAGTAAAATACGGAGCAAATCACGCTATAACTATAGTTGGGTGGGATGATGATTTCTCAAAGGATAATTTTACCACCAAGCCTGAGATAGACGGAGCTTGGATAGTAAGGGATGCACAGAGTGAAGACTTCGGCGATAAGGGATATTTCTACGTGTCATTTCAGTCTGTTTCAATGGGCGAGAATCCTTATGTGTTTACAGAGGTAATCGAGCCACAGTATAGTATTTATCAGCACGATGAGCTTGCATTCACAGGGTTTAGGGAAGGAATCAACTTTGCGACTGATGAAAAAGATGTTTTGTTTAACAGATATAAGGCTGTAAGTGACTCAAAGATAGAGAAGATAGGCTTCTACACTACAAAGAAGAATGCAGAGTATGAAGTGTATTTAATACCTGACTTTAATAGCTTTGCTACAGATG
It contains:
- a CDS encoding lectin like domain-containing protein, which encodes MKRKNMMIASGVLAAALVISSVPANYASAGVKNAKVTTTKKKDATKNKTTSKNKTTVVVKTVSELNKALKNSANTEISLNTNKKVKLSLKGNHKKVKLVIDAPKAEVTNKGRFKIIEIGSKKWVEKANGNGLVVKSKESSIEVSKNAKVAFIRFLKSGAKADVSIKGEVTSLVVEKKAELSLSGKTDLVPVTVNAEGTKVTSSVQVELIANKNTEAIFKKGAEGSSVKATDQKVNVVVKNETKEEVFVENASGDETVLMSGAYKELKNGVLADKGGYENSLDNTVSLNDETTPLGDGTNINNILQNTVGNVVGQPETNEKKGENNSPVDEKPEPKLEANSKVYRKYDLREVNAVSKIKNQFRDGGCRSFAALGALESHIKLKTGAELDLSENNFENRQGFYFGTNNVRQGRNRNSDIPYLVNYGPILEEDDPYIPMKGEGGEGNYLTQEQVNAAAKNPVIKDGVKQIMGFDFLKTVDTTKVISAEDDELLQIKEAIAKNGGVVADMYMAHDGNKTFPYTDVKYYNPETKAYYFDGKDSDRTSKYKTVEADGVKYGANHAITIVGWDDDFSKDNFTTKPEIDGAWIVRDAQSEDFGDKGYFYVSFQSVSMGENPYVFTEVIEPQYSIYQHDELAFTGFREGINFATDEKDVLFNRYKAVSDSKIEKIGFYTTKKNAEYEVYLIPDFNSFATDAKDLGEDEAEEFYKMVQQYKVLSGIADNAGYHTLDIPAEVDAKIKKGKDFAVGIWTKNSDKEDPKHKYDMVIEEKNIMGQGKNAKVGEEETYVYDKEMGFMDLNQYATESGPAYPVNACVKAYYKR